The genomic segment TTTTGTTCTGCGTACCGGACAAGGCGGGGTGGAAGTAGGCATTGTCGCCGCCTTCATCGTGGCGGGGATAGGGACGCAAAATTACCGCTATCGTCGGTTGGCGTCACCCGCCCAACGCCAACAACTGAAATGGCTGTTGGGGAGTGTGGTCGTTGCCGTAACCTTGGTTGTCCCCTCCATCTACCTTATGAGCATCACCGATACGGTTTCACCTGAACGCAATGTGTTCCTCTATTTAGCCGTGAAAACCGTCCGCGATCTCGCCTTGCTCAGCTTTCCGCTGATGATCGGCGCGGCAATCTTGCGTTACCGGTTGTGGGAGATCGATCTGACGATTAACCGCTCACTGGTAGGGGTTGCCGTCACGGTCATTTTGGGTGGGTTGTTTATCATTGGTTTCCTCGCCCTTCAGTGGGTTTTTGGGCGTATTTTGGGCAGAGACCAGCGCGAGCTTGAGGTTGCTATTGCGGGGGCGATGGTGGGCATTGCCTTCAACCCCGTGCGCGTCCGTGTGCGCCGTTTTGTAGACCGCCGCCTCTATAAATTTCGCTTCGACCTCGATCAGTTGGATCGGGCGCATGGCATCCGCCCCAAACCGGAAGTGAAAACGCCTTCCACGCTGACAGGAAAAATCGTTGGTGGCTATGAAATTCTCGATCTGATTGGGCGCGGGGGGATGGGCGAGGTCTACAAAGGGTACAAAGAGGGGGAGATCGTCGCCGTGAAAGTTCTGCGGGACGACCTCAATCAGATTCAGCCCGACCTCTTCGCCCGTTTTCAACGGGAAGCGACTGTGTTGCAGAATTTCCAGCACCCCAATATCGTGAAGGTGTTGAGCGCCGATACCAGCGCCGATGTGCCATTCTTGGTCTTAGAGTACCTTGAAGGGGAAACGCTTGGCGATCATCTCAAAACGAAAGGCGCACTCCCGTTCTCTGAATTTCTTCCGTTGGCGCTCACCCTGACAGAGGCACTCGAATACATCCATGCACGGGGCGTTGTTCACCGTGATCTCAAGCCCTCAAACATCATGCTGCGCCCGACGACGACTGCCGTCCCTGCCGCGCCTATACCTGTTTTGATGGATTTTGGTGTGGCGCGGGGGGATACCTTAGGCGTTACCTTGACTGGCTCGAACGCCGTCGGCACGATTGAGTACATGGCGCCTGAACAAATCGAATCGGCGCACGATGTCGATCATTATGCCGATATTTACGCTTTAGGGATCGTATTCTATGAAATGTTGGTGGGGAATCCACCGTTTCAGGGGCGCCCCGCGCACGTCTTGTTTGCGCACCTTCAGCAGCCACCGCCCGACCCACGCAAAACCCGCCCAGAGATACCCGATCCGTTTGTCTACTTACTACGGCGGGCGCTGGCGAAAAAGCCGGAAGATCGTTTCCCGTCCGCCGCCGAACTAGGGGAATACCTTCAGGATGCCGTGTCCTAAAGAATAACTCACCGATAAAAGGGTAGGGGTGTGGATACTAAGCCCCTACCCCCCTCACCGCCGCCAGCAGCGCCGCCGCCACGCGCTCCACATCGGCGCGGGTGAGGCGCAAGTGCATGGGGAGGGAGATCAGTCGATCACTGGCACGGGCAGCCTGTGGAACGCGCCCTAACCACTGGTGATACATCCGATAATGACCGTTATCGCGATAATGGACACCTGGGTAAATTCGCTCCGCGTTGAGCGCCGCCATAACCTGATCGCGGCGATCTACCATGACCTGATACAAATGGCGCGAGGGTTCACATTCCGGCGGGATGGGGATGCGCTCAATGCGTGGCTCGTCAGCTAAGAGGGCATCGTACCACGCGGCAACCTGACGGCGGTAGGTATTGTCCTCGTCCACATACTGGATCGCCACCAAGCCAATCGCCGCCATAATCGAATTCCCGTGATACTTGAAGCCAACCTGCTCCACATCGTAGTACCATGTGTAACTGCCGCCGCTGTTTGTGCGGGCGTAGGTGTCTTTGTTGATGCCAAGCCACGTCCACTGTCGTGTCTGTGCGTCAAAGGCGGGGTCTCGCCAGCAGATCATGCCCGCATCAGCAGTGGGCAGGTTTTTAACGGCTTGAAAGCTGAAGATGGTGGCGTCGGCGTCATGCCCTATATGGCGTCCATGTAAGCGCGTGCCGGTCATGTGGGCGGCATCAAGGATCAGCGCCAATCCGCGTGCGCGGCATAGATCACGCACCGCCTCATACTGCCCGCTGCTGCCGCCCATCCCCACAAACATGACCGCACGGGTGCGCGGCGTGATCTGGGCTTCCACCGAGGCGGGGTCAAGGCATAAATGGACATCAATATCGGCAAAAACAGGGGTGAGGCGTTCATAGAGAATGGCGTGATTCGTGCTGACAAAGGTCAGCGGGGTGGTGATCACCTCATCACCATCTTGCCAGCCGTGCGCCGCTTTCAACTGGGCAAGGGCAAGATGCAGTCCGGCGGTTGCCGAACTGAGGAAATGGGCGTGAGGCAGCGCGGTGTAATCTCGAAATGCCGCCTCGAACGCAATGGTTTTGAAGCCTAAGCCTGTCCAGCCGCGCTCCAGACATTCACGAATCGCGGCAAGGGTTTCCTCAACGCGAAAGGTGGGAACGAATAGTTGAATGGGGGGGAGAGAGGGTAATGTGGACAAAAAACAACCCTCTACTCCGTCGTTGGCTTGCGGGGAACAACGGTCACCTTGCGCCGATCCCCTTCCCCGACGCTCTCTGTTTTTACGTCGGGATGATCCTGTAGCTCAAGATGGATGATCCGCCGCTCATGGGGGGGCATCGGCTCCATTGCCACAGCCTTTCCGCGCTGGATCGCCTGTTCCGCCATGCGCTGCGCCAAACGCCGAAGCTGCGCCTCGCGGCGTCCTTTGTAGCCATCCAGATCAATGACGAGGTGCGCCCGCCGTCCGGTCTTACGGCTGACGAGAATGCGCGTTAGGTATTGGAGAGAGGCAAGCCCTTCGCCCTTGTAACCCGTCAGGGTGCTGACCTCACTGCCAGTGACATCCAACACCCAATGGCGGGGTTCTTTGCCATCGGTCACCGCCCGCTTGGGTGTGATTTGGGGCGTCAAGCCCATATGCTTCAGTAGTTCGCCTAACACCTCAATGCCCACCTTGACCTCGGCGGCAATCTCCTCATCGCTGAGATGAGCAGCACTGGAATCATCCTCGTCATCGTCAAAACGGGGTGTGTTTTCGGCGGGGAATTCTTGGGTTTGGCTGGCGCTGGTGGTTGGTTTTCGTCCGCGCCCCGAACGCTCTGCCTGCCGTTGTGGGTCTTTCTGTTCTTTGGTTTCTTTTCCTTCGGAACGCTCGGCACGGGGGCGTTTCGCTGGTTTTTCGGCGAGGGGGGCATCGCTTGGAAAGACGATGATTTCATCTTCCGGCGGTGGGACGCTGACAGCCGGCGGCGCGGCGTGTTCGGCGGGAGTACGGATCATCGTGATGCGCACCCGCGCTTGTTTATTCCCCAAACCCAGCATCCGCCGCGTTGGTTCTTCAAGTACCTCAATGATCACATCCTCACGGGTGACACCAAGCTGCTTGATTCCCTCGTTGATGGCGGTTTCTATGTCGGAGGCGGTTGTTTCGACGGATCGCAAATCGCTCATGCCTGTTTTTCCTTACCCCGCTGCATAAACCTGAAGGGGGGTGTATGTAATGATCATCACGCAAAAGAACTCTAGTTTACCCTAACACGATAAGGGCGCATGCGTGATGCGCCCTTATCGTATGGGCTATTTTTTGTTTTTGCGGGCTTGCCCCGCCTTCGTCTCGTTTAATTTGCGCTTTGCCGTTGGTGCGGCAAGTGGGGCAGGGGTGTTTCGCCCGCCGCCGCTGTTTGCCCCGGCAGGGGCGGGGGCAGTGATCTTCCGCTTACTGGGCATTGCCTCAATCGCCTTCAAATCAATATCCTTGAGGGAAACCGTCTTAGCGGGCGTGGTGACTTTGCCGCGGAAGTTGCGGAAATCAATCCGCCCCATGAGGGCATATTGGATAATCCCTAGCGTATTGCCAACCACCCAATAGATGGACAACCCCGACGCAAACTGCAAAGAGAACAAGCCGATCATGAGCGGCATGATCGTCGTCATGTTGCGGGTCATTGCTGCCGAAGGATCCTTGGGGTCAGCAACGGGAGGCATGGTCAACTTCATTTGCAGCCATGTGGTCGCCACGACAAGGATTGGCAAAACGAACAACCCATCGGGCTGCCCTAAGTCCATCCAAAGAAACTGCGTATGAAGGGGGATCATCTCAGAGAGACTGGGCATCTGCAAGCGGTGGCTGAGATCAAGCAGTTGCAGCGGCGTATGCCCTAGTGAGGCATAAATCGCGCCATACAAGCCAAACAAGATCGGCATCTGGATGAGCAGCGGAAAGCACCCCGCCAATGGATTTACCCCATAGGTCTTGTAAAGTTCCATTTGCGCCTGCGCCTGCTTTTCCCGATCCCCTTTGAATTTCTCGCGGATTTCTTTCAGGGCGGGAGCAAGTTCCTGCATTTTCTTGGTCGATTTCATCTGTTGGGCGATGAGGGGGAAGGTGACGACGCGAGTCATCACGGTGAAAACCACAATCGCTAAGATCAGGCTCCCACCCAAAAAGTTATACAGCCACAACAGAATGATGATGAACGGATTCGTTAGAAAGTCCATTGGCGAACTTCCTCTCCTGCTACTTCGGTGTACTGGGGGTTAGGGTGAGACGATTAAAATCATCATTGTTCGGCTTGCGGACAAACCATGAGCGCCCGCCTGTCTCAAGGTTGAAGGCGACCATCAGTTGATTCTCGCTGAGGGTGGTGACGATCACATCATTCTTGATCACGATCAAATCGCCCAGAATACGGTCATCAGTGGGAGGGCTGCTTGTCCATAACAACGCGCCATTCGTGCGGTTGAAGGCTTTGACGTATTTCTGCTCCCCTGCCGCGATCACCTTATCATCAACGACGGCTACGCGCCCGCGTGCGGCGCCATCGACCTTTGCCTTCCAAACCACAGAGAAATCCGCCGCATTCACGGCATAGACCGCCCCACTAAGGTCGCCAAAGTAGAGAATGCCTTCTTGAAGGATGGGCGTTGACCACAACCACCCTTCGGTGGACAGTTTGCGGACGATCTGAGGCTGGTTGGCGCTCACATCAATGGCGATCAGTTCACGGTTGAACGTCCCCACATAAAGGGTGTTGGTTGCCTTGTCTAGAAGTGGCGTCGCGCCAATTGCCCCACCCACATCCACCTTCCAACGCAAAGCGAGGGTGTCCGCCGCCAGCGCGTAGAGGGTTTGATCCATCGATCCGAGGTAGAGGGTGTTTGTTTCGGGGTCAAAAGCAGGGGCTGCCCATGTGCCATTTTCGGTTTCGCTAAAGGCAAGACGCCGCGCCCCGGTCTTGGCATCGTAGGCAATAATCCCTTTATCGCCTTGTCCCTGAAAGACGACGCCATTGACGTAGAGCGGGCTGGCAATCATCGCCATCGCGCTTGGGGTGGGAACAAAGCTGGAAATTACCGTCTCGCGGGGGGTATTGAACGGCGAATAGGCGTACACCGTGTTGTTGTACGATCCGACATAGACCGTGCCATCTTCGCCTAGTGCCGGGGCGGTGAATAGTTTCTGCCCATGTGCCGCCCAATCGACAAGGCGTTCGGTGGGACGGCTTTCGGGATAGTTTTGGGTATCCACCCGAAAAACGGTATCCCGATAAGCAGCATAGAGATAACGGGCGTCATAGCGACCATCCTCTTGCTGCTTTCCATCGGGGGTGACCCCCGCCCAACTTTCGGGGAGAACAAGTGGCGAGCAGGCAGTAAAAAGCAAGAGAAACACAAAAACGCCGATCCACGCACGGGGTCGGCGGAGGACAGCCACAATTGTAGACAAGGACTTCACGAATGACATTCCCTTACGGCACAGGGTCGATCCCGCCGGGGTTGAATGGGTGACAGCGCATGATCCGCCGAACCCCCAACCATCCACCGCGAAAGAACCCATATTTGTTGATCGCTTCGTAGGTGTATTGCGAACAGGAGGGGTAAAAGCGGCACGCCGACGGCAATACCTTCGAAAGCGTGCGCTGATACAGCCGGATCATGCCCATCGCCACGAATTTCACGGCGTATTCTCCTGTACTGGCTGGTTAGACGATTCCCGGCGAAGTCCCGCTTTGCCGACAAGGAGCAGCAGGGACATTTCAAGAGCAGAGAAAGACG from the Anaerolineales bacterium genome contains:
- a CDS encoding DegT/DnrJ/EryC1/StrS family aminotransferase, with the translated sequence MSTLPSLPPIQLFVPTFRVEETLAAIRECLERGWTGLGFKTIAFEAAFRDYTALPHAHFLSSATAGLHLALAQLKAAHGWQDGDEVITTPLTFVSTNHAILYERLTPVFADIDVHLCLDPASVEAQITPRTRAVMFVGMGGSSGQYEAVRDLCRARGLALILDAAHMTGTRLHGRHIGHDADATIFSFQAVKNLPTADAGMICWRDPAFDAQTRQWTWLGINKDTYARTNSGGSYTWYYDVEQVGFKYHGNSIMAAIGLVAIQYVDEDNTYRRQVAAWYDALLADEPRIERIPIPPECEPSRHLYQVMVDRRDQVMAALNAERIYPGVHYRDNGHYRMYHQWLGRVPQAARASDRLISLPMHLRLTRADVERVAAALLAAVRGVGA
- the yidD gene encoding membrane protein insertion efficiency factor YidD, coding for MKFVAMGMIRLYQRTLSKVLPSACRFYPSCSQYTYEAINKYGFFRGGWLGVRRIMRCHPFNPGGIDPVP
- a CDS encoding Jag N-terminal domain-containing protein, with the protein product MSDLRSVETTASDIETAINEGIKQLGVTREDVIIEVLEEPTRRMLGLGNKQARVRITMIRTPAEHAAPPAVSVPPPEDEIIVFPSDAPLAEKPAKRPRAERSEGKETKEQKDPQRQAERSGRGRKPTTSASQTQEFPAENTPRFDDDEDDSSAAHLSDEEIAAEVKVGIEVLGELLKHMGLTPQITPKRAVTDGKEPRHWVLDVTGSEVSTLTGYKGEGLASLQYLTRILVSRKTGRRAHLVIDLDGYKGRREAQLRRLAQRMAEQAIQRGKAVAMEPMPPHERRIIHLELQDHPDVKTESVGEGDRRKVTVVPRKPTTE
- a CDS encoding membrane protein insertase YidC, with product MDFLTNPFIIILLWLYNFLGGSLILAIVVFTVMTRVVTFPLIAQQMKSTKKMQELAPALKEIREKFKGDREKQAQAQMELYKTYGVNPLAGCFPLLIQMPILFGLYGAIYASLGHTPLQLLDLSHRLQMPSLSEMIPLHTQFLWMDLGQPDGLFVLPILVVATTWLQMKLTMPPVADPKDPSAAMTRNMTTIMPLMIGLFSLQFASGLSIYWVVGNTLGIIQYALMGRIDFRNFRGKVTTPAKTVSLKDIDLKAIEAMPSKRKITAPAPAGANSGGGRNTPAPLAAPTAKRKLNETKAGQARKNKK
- a CDS encoding PQQ-binding-like beta-propeller repeat protein, with translation MKSLSTIVAVLRRPRAWIGVFVFLLLFTACSPLVLPESWAGVTPDGKQQEDGRYDARYLYAAYRDTVFRVDTQNYPESRPTERLVDWAAHGQKLFTAPALGEDGTVYVGSYNNTVYAYSPFNTPRETVISSFVPTPSAMAMIASPLYVNGVVFQGQGDKGIIAYDAKTGARRLAFSETENGTWAAPAFDPETNTLYLGSMDQTLYALAADTLALRWKVDVGGAIGATPLLDKATNTLYVGTFNRELIAIDVSANQPQIVRKLSTEGWLWSTPILQEGILYFGDLSGAVYAVNAADFSVVWKAKVDGAARGRVAVVDDKVIAAGEQKYVKAFNRTNGALLWTSSPPTDDRILGDLIVIKNDVIVTTLSENQLMVAFNLETGGRSWFVRKPNNDDFNRLTLTPSTPK
- a CDS encoding serine/threonine protein kinase, which translates into the protein MAASTASLGGTTTTLTSGRPLFLLRLIYGVLVILVLVIFVGNLPYAYGRGLATLGGEQQAIIALGLPPELPAIFDLLLRTVFLSGFMLMSLLLFWQRAADPMAALVSFLLLSTGYLYSVSAPRDHALWLAGVGLNALAETTQVLFVFSFPNGRFVPAWTRRLAIPMFLFRFLIWLNIFVLRTGQGGVEVGIVAAFIVAGIGTQNYRYRRLASPAQRQQLKWLLGSVVVAVTLVVPSIYLMSITDTVSPERNVFLYLAVKTVRDLALLSFPLMIGAAILRYRLWEIDLTINRSLVGVAVTVILGGLFIIGFLALQWVFGRILGRDQRELEVAIAGAMVGIAFNPVRVRVRRFVDRRLYKFRFDLDQLDRAHGIRPKPEVKTPSTLTGKIVGGYEILDLIGRGGMGEVYKGYKEGEIVAVKVLRDDLNQIQPDLFARFQREATVLQNFQHPNIVKVLSADTSADVPFLVLEYLEGETLGDHLKTKGALPFSEFLPLALTLTEALEYIHARGVVHRDLKPSNIMLRPTTTAVPAAPIPVLMDFGVARGDTLGVTLTGSNAVGTIEYMAPEQIESAHDVDHYADIYALGIVFYEMLVGNPPFQGRPAHVLFAHLQQPPPDPRKTRPEIPDPFVYLLRRALAKKPEDRFPSAAELGEYLQDAVS